Proteins from one Sabethes cyaneus chromosome 2, idSabCyanKW18_F2, whole genome shotgun sequence genomic window:
- the LOC128735887 gene encoding uncharacterized protein LOC128735887 codes for MSHHSVPVTKAACAGCTRPEEADDLVQCDACDTWWPFSCANVTESVSDHAWVCIRCKSNSRASTRASVISRSSSQLADNMARLREQQELEKQRAEIELEKKFLREQQNLLEVTIAAEAERRSQVSREDSMRRVEDWIGSSAGLQTSAAGQMPAAAAAQQHNPGSTHINSDAEAARSSTKEVPTGVLSKLDNQQHSPPLRAQTIPTSAASDMNHSQPVPSEKVDADRQKTMDMVRNLRVRLTRCLEKSDPTFPELADLQEKWKLLSVNNTNEISQPGAGELRTNPEQTQISTGKCQASESQINKEIENSVSQVKSLPTMQNSQNEQQRLVYAHSNLINNNNTLSIQTSSHCTPFPLANTQPISTVHHSMPQLFVQQSYSTARQPIVQRPNTVQQSSVSLSVQPPSVSFSMPQPSVWQTSVQPTVQQTSLPLSVQQSLLQPSCPVVQPFVQQPILQQPNAMQQQPSVSSSVQPPPEQQPAVQSTMRQPLQRPFVMQPHVQPIALQPSVHQSSAAANYAQQSFIQQPAAHQYSMQSSMQQPHTTLQPSGIPLSNVYQEVREPTPTQQQLTSRQSLARDLPTFSGDPAEWPIFISNFEYTTKTCGYTNGENMIRLQRCLRGHALESVRSRLVYPTAVPQVIETLRMRYGRPELLINTLLQKVRTMPAPRGDRLESLIEFAMTVQELCDHIEAANEKAHLSNPTLLQELVGKLPASQKLLWADYKRKYAVVDLKTFSDYMTGVMQAASSVVSYEPDPKKNSGKEKIKVYVNSHTTKPEEVSSVTASQSKPCVCLHCDKEGHKLRDCQSFKILSIDDRWRRIRALSFCQICLYRHGRRACRNNNRCNVSGCQFKHHPLLHGKPMAPTTRVVNSHSHRTLNSGVLFRIIPVTLHGISGKINTYAFLDEGSSVTLVEGSLVTKLGITGDPHPLCLRWTGNTSRVEEESRTVTITISGSEQQRHFKLVNARTVKNLDLPTQSFDLEKAAEKFTYLKQLPIQSYHNARPEILIGLDNLELAVPLKTKEGDGPIAVKTKLGWCIYGSGSRVHEAFSFHICGCTRDDELHETVKQFFAVEENGVKQLGTVLSAEEKRAQELLENTTKRVGEHFETGLLWKEDEIELPDSYSMALRRYHCLQQRMERNPALGENIRRQINEYVQKGYAQRAISADLKSADPRKVWFLPLGAVTNPKKPGKVRLIWDAAAKVPGVSLNSTLLKGPDQLTLLPAVLFRFRMFCIAVSADIEQMFHQLFIRPADRNSQRFLWCDQPGGEVETYLMNVATFGATCSPASAQFVKNLNAKEHIQQYPRAVEGILKSHYVDDFLDSFGSESEAEKVSAEVRLVHKNGGFHLRNWRSNSKRVLTGLGESAEGDSKNLNLDCGEQVDRVLGMLWSASSDVLSFSAHMSDEVRNLLESNTRPTKRQVLRCVMSLFDPLGLLAPFIIHGKVLIQELWRAGTEWDEGVGDEVFEHWNRWIRMIEFVSTVKIPRCYFPRATEATYKNAQLHVFVDASEIAYSCAVYIRTTEGEGAPNCVLVSGKTKVAPLKPMSIPRLELQGCVLGTRLLNFVLDNHPTPFAKRFLWTDSTTARSWIRSDPRRYKPFVAHRIGEILETTDVSEWRWVPSKLNPADEATKWGQGPYFNPDSKWFDGPDFLRFSEEAWPKANDLMESTTEEVRPAVMLHFAFEPVLDFNRFSTWTRLLRTVAYVLRFLSNISKPKPKIGGSLMQTELLGAENTIWKLVQRESYPDEIAILERAKSDPTAKFEPLDRRSQLYTLMPTIDEIGLLRQQSRIVAAEYVAYDTRYPIILPTKHRAVSLLTEDYHRRYHHANNETVVNELRQRYVISSLRRLVKTVSYKCQMCKIRKARPTNPPMAALPPARLAVHVPPFTHVGLDYFGPFFVKVGRSQVKRWIALFTCLTIRAVHLEVAFSLSTVSCISCVRRFIGRRGPPSEIFSDNGTNFQGAERILREQISKGLSETFTSTTTKWNFNPPGAPHMGGAWERLVRSVKSAMKDAYNEGKLSDEELLTLVVEAENIVNSRPLTYLPLDSEESAALTPNHFLLGQSSGAKPASVDSSGSQTNLRDTWGGIRRQLDIFWQRFLLEYLPVIRRQPKLFSETKPLRVGDLVLVTDGERRNEWIRGKIIQTFPGVDGRVRQASVQTRQGIFRRPTTRLAVLDVDVRSAVPEDFGKHRGEDVETGTAEMVTLDQPIQPLD; via the coding sequence atgaGTCATCATTCGGTTCCCGTAACGAAAGCTGCATGCGCTGGATGCACCAGGCCAGAAGAAGCAGATGACCTTGTCCAATGTGACGCCTGTGATACGTGGTGGCCCTTCAGCTGTGCCAACGTGACAGAATCGGTCAGCGATCATGCCTGGGTGTGCATCCGATGCAAGTCTAACTCCCGCGCTTCTACGAGAGCCAGTGTCATTAGTCGATCATCGTCACAGTTGGCCGATAATATGGCTCGTCTGCGGGAACAACAAGAGTTAGAGAAACAACGGGCGGAAATCGAACTAGAGAAAAAGTTTTTGAGAGAGCAACAAAACCTGTTGGAGGTTACGATTGCTGCCGAGGCTGAGAGAAGAAGCCAAGTGAGCCGTGAAGATAGCATGAGAAGAGTTGAGGACTGGATCGGGAGTAGCGCGGGTCTGCAAACTAGCGCGGCAGGTCAAATGCCAGCGGCTGCAGCAGCCCAGCAGCATAACCCGGGATCAACGCACATCAATTCCGACGCAGAAGCGGCAAGAAGCAGCACCAAGGAAGTACCCACGGGGGTACTGTCCAAGTTGGACAATCAACAACATAGTCCTCCACTACGCGCTCAAACCATCCCAACGTCGGCGGCCAGTGATATGAATCACTCCCAGCCCGTCCCTTCAGAGAAAGTTGATGCTGATCGACAGAAGACCATGGATATGGTCCGTAATTTGCGAGTGAGACTAACGCGTTGTCTGGAGAAATCAGACCCAACCTTTCCTGAGTTGGCCGATCTGCAAGAAAAGTGGAAATTATTATCGGTGAATAATACAAACGAGATTTCGCAACCCGGTGCGGGAGAGTTACGTACCAATCCGGAGCAAACGCAGATTTCTACGGGTAAGTGTCAGGCCTCTGAGAGCCAAATCAATAAAGAGATAGAAAACAGTGTTTCTCAGGTAAAATCGCTTCCAACCATGCAAAATTCCCAAAACGAGCAGCAGCGTTTAGTTTACGCGCACTCTAATTtgattaataacaacaatacGTTATCAATACAGACCAGTAGCCATTGTACCCCTTTTCCCCTTGCAAACACCCAACCAATATCCACTGTGCACCATTCAATGCCACAGCTGTTTGTGCAGCAGTCATATTCGACCGCGCGACAACCTATAGTGCAGCGACCGAATACAGTGCAGCAGTCTTCGGTGTCGCTCTCAGTGCAACCACCTTCGGTGTCGTTTTCCATGCCGCAGCCTTCAGTGTGGCAGACTTCGGTACAGCCTACAGTACAACAGACTTCGTTGCCACTTTCGGTGCAACAGTCACTATTGCAGCCGTCATGTCCTGTGGTGCAGCCCTTTGTGCAACAGCCTATATTGCAGCAGCCGAATGCAATGCAACAGCAGCCTTCGGTGTCGTCTTCGGTGCAGCCACCGCCAGAGCAGCAGCCTGCGGTACAGTCCACAATGCGCCAACCGTTGCAGAGACCGTTTGTGATGCAGCCTCACGTTCAACCAATTGCGTTGCAACCATCGGTGCATCAGTCATCTGCAGCTGCGAACTATGCacaacaatcttttatacaGCAACCTGCAGCGCACCAATATTCAATGCAGTCTTCGATGCAGCAGCCACACACAACGTTGCAACCATCTGGGATTCCGTTATCAAATGTGTACCAAGAAGTGAGAGAACCGACACCCACTCAGCAGCAGCTCACATCACGCCAATCGTTAGCTCGTGATCTCCCTACGTTCTCGGGGGATCCAGCTGAGTGGCCAATATTCATTTCCAACTTTGAATATACCACAAAAACGTGCGGCTACACTAACGGAGAGAATATGATACGCCTTCAAAGGTGCTTGCGTGGGCATGCATTGGAGAGTGTTCGAAGTCGGTTGGTTTATCCAACAGCGGTTCCGCAGGTGATAGAGACGTTGCGTATGAGATACGGGCGACCGGAGTTGTTAATCAATACCCTGTTGCAGAAAGTTAGAACGATGCCAGCTCCTCGAGGTGATAGATTGGAGTCCCTTATCGAGTTCGCAATGACTGTGCAAGAGTTGTGCGATCACATTGAAGCGGCGAATGAAAAGGCTCATTTGTCTAACCCCACTCTCCTGCAAGAGCTTGTTGGAAAGCTGCCAGCAAGTCAGAAATTGCTGTGGGCAGATTACAAACGAAAGTATGCCGTGGTAGATCTGAAAACCTTCAGCGATTACATGACCGGGGTGATGCAGGCTGCTTCAAGCGTGGTGTCTTATGAACCAGATCCAAAGAAAAACAGTGGAAAGGAGAAGATAAAAGTGTATGTGAATTCGCATACGACTAAGCCTGAGGAGGTATCTAGTGTGACGGCGTCGCAATCTAAGCCGTGTGTTTGTCTACATTGCGACAAGGAAGGGCATAAGCTGCGTGATTGCCAATCGTTTAAAATTCTTTCGATCGATGATCGTTGGCGACGGATTCGGGCGTTGAGCTTCTGTCAAATCTGCCTATATAGACATGGTAGAAGAGCATGCCGTAATAACAACCGTTGCAACGTAAGCGGCTGTCAGTTCAAACACCATCCTTTGCTGCACGGGAAGCCAATGGCTCCTACGACGCGAGTGGTGAATAGTCATAGCCATCGGACTTTGAATTCTGGTGTGCTGTTCAGAATTATACCCGTAACGCTGCACGGAATATCGGGGAAAATTAATACATACGCCTTTCTGGACGAGGGATCGTCAGTAACTCTTGTAGAAGGCAGTTTGGTGACCAAGCTTGGCATAACAGGAGATCCCCACCCGCTCTGTCTGAGGTGGACTGGGAACACATCTCGGGTTGAGGAAGAGTCGCGGACCGTGACGATTACAATTTCGGGATCAGAACAGCAGCGACACTTTAAGCTAGTAAACGCTCGCACAGTGAAGAACTTAGACCTGCCGACACAATCTTTTGACCTAGAGAAGGCAGCGGAGAAATTCACCTACCTGAAGCAGCTGCCAATCCAGAGCTACCATAATGCCAGACCAGAAATTCTTATCGGCTTGGATAATTTGGAACTTGCTGTACCGTTGAAGACGAAGGAGGGCGATGGACCGATTGCCGTTAAAACTAAACTAGGATGGTGTATCTATGGTTCAGGTTCACGAGTCCACGAAGCCTTTAGCTTCCATATTTGCGGCTGTACGAGAGACGACGAGTTACACGAGACTGTCAAGCAGTTTTTCGCTGTAGAGGAGAACGGAGTGAAGCAGCTTGGTACCGTCCTTAGCGCAGAAGAAAAACGAGCACAGGAGCTGTTGGAAAATACGACGAAACGTGTTGGCGAACATTTTGAAACGGGCCTATTGTGGAAAGAGGATGAGATCGAGTTACCAGACAGCTACAGCATGGCATTGCGAAGATATCACTGTCTCCAACAGAGGATGGAACGCAACCCAGCTTTAGGTGAGAATATCCGCCGTCAAATAAACGAATACGTACAAAAGGGTTACGCACAACGGGCAATATCCGCTGATCTGAAGAGTGCGGATCCTAGGAAAGTTTGGTTCTTGCCATTGGGTGCTGTTACAAACCCTAAAAAACCAGGGAAAGTGCGTCTTATATGGGACGCCGCGGCCAAGGTTCCTGGTGTGTCGCTAAACAGTACATTATTGAAAGGGCCTGATCAGTTGACACTTTTACCTGCTGTACTGTTCCGTTTCCGTATGTTCTGTATAGCAGTTAGCGCAGATATTGAACAGATGTTCCATCAGCTGTTCATTAGACCAGCCGACAGGAACTCGCAGCGGTTCTTGTGGTGTGACCAGCCTGGTGGAGAAGTAGAAACTTACCTAATGAACGTTGCTACTTTCGGCGCTACGTGCTCACCTGCATCTGCGCAATTCGTGAAGAATTTGAACGCCAAGGAACACATCCAGCAGTACCCAAGGGCCGTCGAAGGAATCTTAAAGAGCCACTACGTTGATGACTTCCTTGACAGTTTTGGCAGTGAAAGTGAAGCAGAAAAGGTATCGGCAGAGGTGCGGCTAGTCCACAAAAATGGAGGGTTCCATCTACGCAACTGGAGATCGAATAGCAAAAGGGTTCTGACAGGTCTAGGAGAATCGGCAGAAGGAGACAGCAAAAACCTTAATCTAGACTGTGGGGAACAAGTGGATCGAGTCCTCGGAATGTTATGGTCGGCGAGTTCGGACGTATTGAGCTTCTCTGCGCATATGAGTGACGAAGTAAGGAACCTTCTAGAAAGCAATACTCGACCGACCAAGCGCCAAGTGCTACGGTGCGTAATGTCCCTTTTCGATCCGCTTGGGTTGCTTGCACCATTTATAATCCACGGTAAAGTGCTGATCCAGGAGCTGTGGAGAGCGGGAACGGAATGGGACGAAGGTGTAGGTGATGAGGTGTTCGAACACTGGAACCGGTGGATAAGGATGATCGAGTTCGTATCTACTGTGAAGATACCGAGGTGCTACTTTCCACGAGCTACGGAAGCGACATATAAAAATGCCCAGCTTCACGTATTCGTTGACGCCAGTGAAATTGCTTACTCGTGCGCGGTCTACATTCGAACGACTGAAGGCGAGGGGGCTCCCAATTGTGTTTTAGTTTCCGGAAAGACCAAGGTAGCTCCGCTGAAACCGATGTCCATTCCAAGGCTGGAACTGCAAGGATGCGTCCTCGGAACACGTTTGCTAAACTTTGTGCTCGACAACCATCCTACTCCATTCGCCAAACGATTCCTTTGGACGGATTCTACAACTGCGCGATCATGGATCCGGTCGGACCCGCGGCGTTACAAGCCTTTCGTAGCTCACCGTATAGGGGAGATTTTGGAGACCACGGACGTTAGCGAATGGCGTTGGGTGCCTTCTAAGCTTAACCCAGCAGATGAGGCAACCAAGTGGGGTCAGGGACCCTATTTTAATCCCGATAGTAAATGGTTTGATGGGCCGGACTTCTTGCGTTTTTCGGAAGAAGCATGGCCAAAAGCGAACGATTTGATGGAATCTACAACTGAAGAGGTCAGACCAGCAGTAATGTTGCATTTCGCATTTGAACCAGTATTGGATTTTAATCGATTTTCGACGTGGACAAGGCTACTACGAACCGTGGCATACGTTCTACGCTTTCTGTCCAATATCTCCAAACCGAAACCGAAGATAGGTGGATCTCTAATGCAAACCGAGCTGCTCGGTGCAGAAAACACTATTTGGAAGCTGGTACAGCGAGAAAGTTACCCGGATGAGATAGCCATTCTGGAGCGGGCTAAATCTGATCCGACTGCGAAATTCGAGCCCCTTGATCGGAGAAGCCAACTGTATACGTTGATGCCAACGATAGATGAGATCGGGTTGCTGAGACAGCAAAGTCGTATAGTAGCTGCGGAGTATGTTGCGTACGATACTCGGTACCCAATAATTCTCCCCACGAAACACCGAGCAGTGAGCCTCCTGACAGAAGACTATCACCGACGTTACCACCATGCGAACAATGAAACCGTTGTCAACGAGCTTCGGCAACGTTACGTGATCTCGAGTTTACGTCGCCTCGTAAAGACCGTCTCTTACAAGTGTCAAATGTGCAAAATCCGTAAAGCTCGTCCAACCAATCCACCAATGGCCGCGCTACCTCCTGCCCGCCTGGCCGTACACGTTCCCCCTTTTACTCACGTAGGCCTGGATTATTTTGGTCCATTCTTCGTGAAGGTGGGGAGATCTCAGGTGAAGAGATGGATAGCACTCTTCACATGCCTCACGATTCGAGCTGTTCATCTCGAGGTTGCTTTCAGCTTGTCGACGGTATCCTGCATTTCCTGCGTACGACGATTTATCGGACGTCGAGGTCCGCCGAGTGAAATATTTAGCGATAATGGCACCAACTTTCAGGGGGCAGAACGCATTCTACGAGAGCAGATCAGCAAAGGACTCTCCGAAACGTTTACTAGCACAACAACAAAGTGGAATTTTAATCCGCCTGGGGCTCCACATATGGGGGGTGCTTGGGAAAGGTTGGTACGGTCTGTCAAGTCGGCTATGAAGGATGCTTATAACGAGGGAAAATTGAGCGATGAAGAACTGTTGACGCTGGTTGTAGAGGCAGAGAACATTGTCAATTCGAGGCCTCTGACATACTTACCATTGGACTCCGAAGAGTCTGCTGCTTTGACTCCTAACCACTTCCTTTTGGGACAGTCTAGCGGAGCCAAGCCAGCGAGTGTTGATAGCAGTGGATCTCAGACGAACCTACGGGATACCTGGGGAGGCATTCGACGCCAACTGGACATATTTTGGCAGCGTTTCTTGCTGGAGTATCTCCCAGTCATTAGGAGGCAACCGAAATTGTTCAGTGAAACCAAACCACTACGGGTCGGTGACCTAGTCCTGGTGACGGACGGCGAGCGGCGTAACGAATGGATCCGAGGCAAAATAATCCAGACTTTTCCGGGCGTCGATGGAAGGGTTCGACAAGCTTCCGTGCAGACACGACAGGGCATTTTTAGGCGACCAACAACTAGGCTTGCGGTGCTCGACGTAGATGTTCGTAGTGCTGTCCCCGAAGACTTTGGGAAGCACCGGGGGGAGGATGTTGAAACCGGTACCGCCGAGATGGTCACCCTAGATCAACCGATTCAACCGCTTGACTGA